A genomic segment from Paramixta manurensis encodes:
- the ydiJ gene encoding D-2-hydroxyglutarate dehydrogenase YdiJ: MIPQISQAPGLVQLVLTFLDTLKQQGFTGDTATSYADRLTMSTDNSIYQLLPDAVIFPRSTADVALIARLAGEERFTSLIFTPRGGGTGTNGQSLNQGIVVDMSRYMNRILEINPEQGWVRVEAGVIKDQLNAWLKPYGYFFSPELSTSNRATLGGMINTDASGQGSLVYGKTSDHVLGLRAVLLGGDMLDTRAMPVSLAEQLAQEKTPEGNIYRTVLNRCREQRALIVEKFPKLNRFLTGYDLRHVLSDDLQTFDLTRILCGAEGTLAFITEARLDITPLPKVRRLVNIKYDSFDSALRNAPFMVAAQALSVETVDSKVLNLAREDIVWHSVRELITDVPDQEMLGLNIVEFAGDDEALINGQIDTLCQRLDELMAAREGGVIGWQLCDDLSGIERIYAMRKKAVGLLGNAKGRAKPIPFVEDTAVPPHNLADYIAEFRALLDQHGLDYGMFGHVDAGVLHVRPALDMCDPQQELLMKQISDEVVALTARYGGLLWGEHGKGFRAQYSPAFFGETLYNELRHIKAAFDPANRLNPGKICAPYGVDDPMLQVDAVKRGTFDRQIPLTVRSEWRGAMECNGNGLCFNFDTRSPMCPSMKITRDRIHSPKGRATLTREWLRLLAEKGVDPQQLEQQLPESGVSLRGLIARTRNSWHAKKGEYDFSHEVKEAMSGCLACKACSTQCPIKIDVPGFRSRFLQLYHTRYLRPLSDHLVASVESYAPLMARAPKTFNFFLKQPWLRELSKKHVGMVDLPLLSSPTLKQQLAGHQATTVTLEKLELFSPQQREKTVLVVQDPFTSYYEAQLVADFVRLIEKLGYRPVVLPFSPNGKAQHIKGFLQRFARTAQKTADFLSRVAKLGMPLVGVDPALVLCYRDEYRQTLGESRGEFHVELVHEWLQKALATREVQPTSGEAWYLFGHCTEVTALPSAPKQWETIFARFGARLENVNVGCCGMAGTYGHERKNLENSLGIYELSWHPQLQKLPRQRCLATGYSCRSQVKRIEGNGMRHPLQALLEII; the protein is encoded by the coding sequence ATGATCCCACAGATTTCTCAGGCGCCGGGCCTCGTTCAACTGGTGCTGACATTTTTGGATACGCTAAAGCAACAGGGTTTTACCGGCGACACCGCCACCAGTTATGCCGACCGCCTCACCATGTCCACCGATAACAGCATTTATCAACTGCTGCCGGATGCGGTTATCTTCCCGCGTTCAACCGCCGATGTCGCATTGATTGCGCGCCTGGCCGGTGAAGAGCGTTTTACCAGCCTGATTTTTACTCCACGCGGAGGTGGCACCGGGACTAATGGTCAGTCGCTGAATCAGGGCATTGTGGTTGATATGTCGCGCTATATGAACCGTATTCTGGAAATTAATCCTGAGCAGGGATGGGTGCGGGTTGAAGCGGGGGTGATTAAAGATCAACTGAATGCCTGGTTAAAACCTTACGGCTATTTTTTCTCTCCGGAGCTTTCTACCAGTAACCGGGCCACCTTAGGCGGCATGATCAATACCGACGCCTCGGGTCAGGGGTCGTTGGTATATGGTAAAACATCGGACCATGTCCTGGGTCTACGCGCCGTGTTGCTGGGCGGCGATATGCTTGATACCCGCGCGATGCCGGTCTCGCTGGCGGAACAACTGGCGCAAGAGAAGACCCCGGAAGGGAATATTTATCGCACGGTGTTAAATCGCTGTCGCGAGCAACGCGCACTCATCGTCGAGAAGTTTCCAAAACTTAACCGCTTCCTGACCGGCTACGATCTGCGCCATGTCCTCAGCGATGATCTACAAACCTTCGATTTGACGCGTATCTTGTGCGGCGCAGAGGGAACGCTGGCGTTTATTACCGAGGCGCGGTTGGATATTACGCCGTTGCCGAAGGTGCGTCGTCTGGTCAACATTAAGTATGACTCGTTCGATTCGGCGCTGCGTAATGCGCCATTCATGGTTGCCGCGCAAGCGCTGTCAGTCGAAACGGTGGATTCAAAAGTGCTGAACCTGGCGCGTGAAGACATCGTCTGGCACTCGGTACGTGAATTGATTACGGATGTGCCTGATCAAGAGATGTTAGGGCTGAATATTGTCGAGTTTGCCGGCGATGATGAGGCACTGATCAACGGGCAAATTGACACGTTATGCCAGCGCCTCGATGAATTAATGGCGGCGCGCGAAGGCGGCGTGATTGGCTGGCAACTGTGTGATGATTTGAGCGGCATTGAGCGTATCTACGCGATGCGTAAAAAGGCGGTCGGCCTGTTGGGGAATGCCAAAGGGCGTGCCAAACCGATTCCGTTTGTTGAGGATACCGCCGTGCCGCCGCACAACCTGGCGGATTATATTGCTGAATTTCGCGCCTTGCTGGATCAACATGGGCTCGACTATGGCATGTTTGGTCATGTTGATGCGGGCGTATTACATGTGCGTCCGGCGCTGGATATGTGCGATCCGCAACAAGAGTTGTTGATGAAGCAGATTTCAGATGAGGTCGTGGCCTTGACGGCGCGTTATGGCGGTCTGTTGTGGGGCGAGCATGGAAAAGGCTTCCGCGCGCAATACAGTCCAGCCTTCTTTGGTGAAACACTGTATAACGAATTACGCCATATTAAAGCCGCGTTCGATCCGGCTAACCGGCTCAATCCCGGAAAAATTTGCGCGCCATATGGGGTTGATGACCCAATGCTGCAAGTGGATGCGGTGAAACGCGGTACTTTTGACCGGCAAATTCCGCTTACCGTGCGCAGCGAGTGGCGTGGCGCCATGGAGTGTAACGGCAATGGCCTGTGCTTCAATTTCGATACGCGCAGCCCAATGTGTCCATCGATGAAGATTACCCGTGATCGTATTCACTCACCGAAAGGCCGCGCGACGCTCACCCGTGAATGGCTACGTCTGCTGGCGGAAAAGGGCGTCGATCCACAACAGTTGGAGCAGCAGTTGCCGGAATCGGGCGTCAGCCTACGCGGTCTGATTGCCCGCACGCGCAACAGTTGGCATGCCAAAAAAGGCGAATACGATTTCTCGCATGAGGTGAAAGAGGCCATGTCCGGTTGCCTCGCCTGTAAAGCCTGTTCAACGCAATGCCCGATAAAAATTGATGTGCCGGGCTTCCGTTCGCGTTTCCTGCAGCTTTATCACACCCGTTATTTGCGTCCGCTGAGCGATCATTTGGTTGCCAGTGTGGAAAGTTATGCGCCGTTGATGGCGCGAGCGCCAAAAACCTTTAATTTCTTCCTAAAACAGCCGTGGCTGCGTGAGCTAAGTAAAAAACATGTCGGCATGGTCGACCTGCCACTGCTCTCCTCACCGACGCTTAAACAGCAGTTAGCGGGGCATCAGGCGACCACGGTTACGCTGGAAAAACTGGAGCTATTCAGTCCGCAACAGCGCGAAAAAACCGTACTGGTGGTACAAGATCCGTTTACCAGCTATTACGAAGCACAGTTAGTGGCCGATTTTGTTCGGCTGATTGAAAAACTGGGCTATCGCCCGGTGGTATTGCCCTTTTCCCCCAACGGCAAAGCGCAGCATATTAAAGGCTTTTTACAACGTTTTGCGCGCACCGCACAGAAAACGGCGGATTTTCTTAGCCGGGTGGCAAAATTGGGGATGCCGCTGGTGGGCGTCGATCCGGCATTAGTGCTGTGCTACCGCGACGAATATCGCCAGACGTTGGGTGAATCGCGCGGTGAGTTTCACGTTGAGCTAGTGCATGAGTGGTTACAAAAGGCGTTGGCAACGCGTGAAGTACAGCCGACCAGTGGCGAAGCCTGGTATCTGTTTGGTCACTGTACCGAAGTGACGGCGCTGCCATCGGCACCGAAGCAGTGGGAAACCATTTTTGCCCGTTTTGGCGCCCGGCTGGAAAACGTCAATGTTGGCTGTTGTGGGATGGCAGGCACTTACGGGCATGAACGTAAGAATCTGGAAAACTCTCTCGGCATTTATGAGCTGTCCTGGCATCCGCAATTACAAAAATTGCCGCGACAGCGCTGTTTGGCGACCGGTTACTCCTGCCGTAGCCAGGTCAAACGGATTGAAGGAAACGGCATGCGCCATCCCTTACAGGCTCTACTGGAGATCATTTGA
- the sufC gene encoding Fe-S cluster assembly ATPase SufC has protein sequence MLSIKDLQVSIEDKAILRGLDLEVKPGEVHAIMGPNGSGKSTLSATLAGREEYEVTGGSVHFKGKDLLELSPEDRAGEGIFMAFQYPVEIPGVSNQFFLQTAVNAVRKYREQETLDRFDFQDFIEEKIHLLKMPEDLLTRSVNVGFSGGEKKRNDILQMAALEPELCILDETDSGLDIDALKIVANGVNSLRDGKRAFIIVTHYQRILDYIKPDYVHVLYQGKIVKSGDFTLVKQLEEQGYGWLTDQE, from the coding sequence ATGTTAAGTATTAAAGATTTACAGGTAAGCATTGAAGACAAGGCCATCTTGCGCGGGCTGGACCTGGAGGTTAAGCCCGGCGAAGTACACGCTATTATGGGGCCAAACGGCTCCGGCAAAAGTACCTTGTCCGCTACGCTTGCCGGGCGTGAAGAATATGAAGTCACAGGCGGCTCGGTTCATTTTAAAGGTAAAGACTTGCTGGAACTTTCGCCGGAAGACCGGGCGGGAGAAGGCATCTTTATGGCTTTCCAGTATCCGGTAGAGATTCCGGGCGTCAGCAACCAGTTTTTCCTACAGACCGCCGTTAACGCGGTACGCAAATATCGTGAGCAGGAAACACTTGATCGCTTTGATTTTCAGGACTTTATCGAAGAAAAAATCCACCTACTGAAAATGCCGGAAGATTTGCTGACTCGCTCGGTCAACGTTGGCTTCTCCGGTGGCGAAAAGAAACGTAACGATATTCTGCAAATGGCGGCGCTGGAACCGGAATTATGTATCCTTGATGAAACCGACTCCGGTTTGGATATTGATGCGCTAAAAATTGTCGCGAACGGCGTTAATTCGCTGCGTGACGGAAAGCGGGCTTTTATCATCGTCACCCACTACCAGCGTATTCTTGACTATATCAAGCCGGATTATGTGCATGTGCTGTATCAGGGCAAGATCGTGAAATCCGGTGATTTTACGCTGGTGAAACAGTTGGAGGAGCAAGGCTATGGCTGGCTTACCGACCAAGAGTGA
- a CDS encoding hotdog fold thioesterase — MAIWKRPASLEQLNQGSLGCMVEHVGIRFTVLHDDGLEATMPVDSRTRQPFGLLHGGASVVLAESLGSMAGYLCTTGEDYVVGLEINANHVRAAREGEVRGVCRALHLGRSHQVWQIDIFDRENRLCCTSRLTTAVMYADDNAFRRR, encoded by the coding sequence ATGGCAATCTGGAAACGACCGGCGTCGCTTGAACAACTCAATCAAGGGAGCCTGGGATGTATGGTGGAACACGTAGGGATTCGTTTTACCGTGCTGCACGATGATGGGCTGGAGGCGACGATGCCGGTCGATAGTCGCACCCGACAACCGTTTGGTCTATTGCACGGTGGCGCATCGGTGGTATTAGCGGAAAGCCTTGGCTCAATGGCGGGCTATTTGTGTACCACCGGGGAGGATTACGTGGTAGGGCTCGAGATTAACGCTAACCACGTTCGCGCCGCGCGTGAAGGTGAAGTCCGCGGCGTTTGCCGGGCGCTGCATTTGGGACGCTCGCACCAAGTCTGGCAAATTGACATTTTCGACCGCGAGAACCGCCTCTGCTGCACCTCACGTCTCACCACCGCTGTGATGTATGCTGACGATAACGCATTTCGGCGGCGTTAA
- the sufA gene encoding Fe-S cluster assembly scaffold SufA gives MQSANPASFSPDDFVWKGLTLTDSAAQQIIALAADDPHVKGLKLGVKQSGCAGFGYTMELVKEPASDDLQFIHKGATLFVPLQAMPFIDGTQVDFVREGLNQIFKFNNPKAQHACGCGESFGVE, from the coding sequence ATGCAATCTGCAAATCCTGCATCCTTCTCACCGGATGACTTTGTCTGGAAAGGACTTACGCTTACCGATAGCGCAGCGCAACAGATCATTGCGCTAGCGGCGGACGATCCTCACGTCAAAGGATTAAAACTCGGTGTGAAACAGTCTGGCTGCGCGGGCTTTGGTTATACAATGGAACTGGTAAAAGAACCGGCCAGCGATGACCTACAATTTATCCATAAGGGCGCCACACTGTTTGTTCCGCTACAGGCCATGCCGTTTATCGACGGGACGCAAGTCGACTTTGTGCGTGAAGGCCTGAATCAGATTTTTAAATTTAATAACCCTAAAGCTCAACACGCCTGCGGCTGTGGTGAGAGCTTTGGCGTAGAGTAA
- the sufB gene encoding Fe-S cluster assembly protein SufB: MSRNTEASDDVQIWEGGRQNYKEGFFTQLQTDELAHGINEEVVRAISAKRNEPEWMLEFRLKAYEAWLQMEEPHWLKANYKSLNYQDYSYYSAPSCGNCDDSCASEPGAMQASGGQAASSYLTQEVENAFNQLGVPVREGREVAVDAIFDSVSVATTYRHKLAEQGIIFCSFGEAIQDHPELVKKYLGTVVPHNDNFFAALNSAVASDGTFVYIPKGVRCPMELSTYFRINAAKTGQFERTILVADEDSYVSYIEGCSAPVRDSYQLHAAVVEVIIHKNAEVKYSTVQNWFPGGESEGGILNFVTKRALCEGENSKMSWTQSETGSAITWKYPSVILRGDNSIGEFFSVALTSGRQQADTGTKMIHIGKNTKSTIISKGISAGKSQNTYRGLVKIMPTATNARNFTQCDSMLIGPDCGAHTFPYVEARNNTAQLEHEATTSRIGEDQLFYCLQRGISEDDAISMIVNGFCKDVFSELPLEFAVEAQKLLAISLEHSVG; this comes from the coding sequence ATGTCTCGAAACACTGAAGCATCTGATGATGTACAAATCTGGGAAGGCGGCCGTCAGAATTACAAAGAGGGCTTCTTTACCCAACTGCAAACCGATGAGCTGGCCCACGGAATTAATGAAGAAGTGGTGCGGGCAATCTCGGCGAAGCGTAATGAACCTGAATGGATGCTTGAGTTCCGTCTGAAAGCCTATGAAGCGTGGCTGCAAATGGAAGAGCCGCACTGGCTAAAAGCGAATTACAAATCGCTTAACTATCAAGATTACAGCTACTATTCCGCGCCTTCCTGCGGCAATTGTGATGATAGTTGCGCCTCCGAACCCGGCGCCATGCAGGCATCGGGCGGTCAGGCCGCCAGTAGCTACCTGACGCAAGAAGTTGAAAATGCCTTTAACCAGCTTGGCGTGCCGGTACGAGAAGGGAGAGAAGTGGCGGTCGATGCCATTTTTGATTCGGTATCGGTTGCGACCACCTATCGCCATAAATTGGCTGAACAAGGCATTATTTTCTGCTCGTTTGGCGAAGCCATTCAAGACCACCCGGAGTTGGTGAAAAAGTACCTCGGTACCGTGGTGCCGCATAATGATAACTTCTTTGCCGCGCTCAACTCCGCCGTGGCGTCAGATGGTACCTTTGTCTATATCCCGAAAGGGGTACGTTGCCCGATGGAGTTGTCGACCTATTTCCGCATCAATGCGGCGAAGACCGGCCAGTTTGAACGTACCATTCTGGTGGCGGATGAAGATAGCTACGTCAGCTACATCGAAGGGTGTTCAGCGCCAGTGCGTGATAGCTATCAGTTACATGCCGCGGTCGTGGAAGTTATCATCCATAAAAATGCCGAAGTGAAATATTCCACGGTACAGAACTGGTTCCCCGGCGGCGAAAGTGAGGGCGGTATCCTTAACTTTGTTACCAAGCGCGCGTTATGCGAGGGTGAAAACAGCAAAATGTCGTGGACTCAGTCAGAAACCGGTTCGGCAATTACCTGGAAATATCCCAGCGTGATTCTGCGCGGCGACAATTCGATTGGTGAGTTCTTCTCAGTGGCGCTGACCAGCGGCCGCCAGCAGGCGGATACCGGCACCAAAATGATCCACATTGGTAAAAACACCAAGTCGACCATTATCTCGAAAGGGATCTCGGCCGGGAAAAGCCAAAATACCTATCGCGGTTTAGTCAAGATCATGCCAACGGCAACCAATGCCCGCAACTTTACCCAGTGTGATTCAATGCTGATTGGGCCGGATTGCGGCGCGCATACTTTCCCTTATGTGGAAGCGCGCAACAATACTGCGCAGCTAGAACATGAGGCAACCACTTCACGTATTGGTGAAGACCAGTTGTTTTACTGTCTACAACGCGGCATCAGCGAAGATGATGCTATCTCAATGATCGTTAACGGTTTCTGTAAGGATGTATTCTCCGAGCTGCCGCTGGAGTTTGCCGTTGAAGCACAAAAATTATTGGCCATTAGTCTGGAGCACAGCGTCGGCTAA